One window of the Hypanus sabinus isolate sHypSab1 chromosome 13, sHypSab1.hap1, whole genome shotgun sequence genome contains the following:
- the LOC132403440 gene encoding C-type lectin mannose-binding isoform-like, which yields MMLMWILVVTTLLVSDVAVSIPIQQNGNDPVDMKQRWTPYYVLNQGHCDENWFYFSDLNSCFRYYHYLMTWNEAEKFCNRYSHYGNLATVTSNRHNKFISKVISYVDENTPGTWIGLNDIWKEGNFTWSDGTIYSYSNWADSEPNDQHFYEDCVQIHFFSDSEKWNDYDCDESHGFVCSYKLQ from the exons ATGATGCTGATGTGGATTTTGGTGGTGACCACACTGCTTGTCAGTGATGTGGCAG TCTCAATTCCTATCCAACAAAATGGGAATGATCCCGTGGACATGAAGCAGCGATGGACCCCGTATTACGTTCTAAACCAAGGACATTGTGATGAAAATTGGTTTTATTTTTCTGATCTAAACTCCTGTTTCCGGTATTACCATTACCTAATGACATGGAATGAAGCTGAG AAATTCTGCAATCGATACTCACATTATGGAAATCTGGCAACTGTGACCTcaaacagacacaacaaattcaTTTCAAAAGTGATCAGTTATGTGGATGAAAACACGCCAGGGACGTGGATTGGCCTGAATGACATATGGAAG GAAGGGAATTTCACATGGAGTGATGGAACTATCTACAGCTATAGCAATTGGGCTGACTCTGAACCCAATGATCAACATTTCTATGAAGACTGTGTGCAGATTCATTTTTTTTCAG ATTCTGAAAAGTGGAATGATTATGACTGTGACGAGTCACATGGTTTTGTTTGTTCGTACAAACTGCAATGA